In Bacillus cereus ATCC 14579, a single window of DNA contains:
- a CDS encoding GNAT family N-acetyltransferase — MIVKEQEFYINGLTYTIRSAAEKDAEQLSKIRVQIDGETENMDRDAGEGFIDDLGFQKIIKTDSEETKNLFLVAEVHNRIVGFSRCEGSNFKRLSHKVEFGVCILKEFWGYRMGKSLLQQSIKWADENAVNKISLQVLETNEKAIHLYKKLGFEVEGILKNDKRLSDGKYYNTVVMGRFTNTFHERGEEVCFTEGSTM, encoded by the coding sequence ATGATTGTAAAAGAGCAAGAGTTTTATATAAATGGATTAACTTATACAATTCGTTCTGCAGCTGAGAAAGATGCTGAGCAGTTATCGAAAATTAGAGTTCAGATTGATGGAGAAACTGAAAATATGGATAGAGATGCTGGAGAGGGATTTATAGATGACCTAGGGTTTCAAAAAATAATAAAAACAGATAGTGAAGAGACTAAGAATCTCTTTTTAGTTGCAGAAGTGCACAATCGAATCGTTGGATTTTCAAGATGTGAAGGATCAAATTTTAAGAGATTATCTCATAAAGTGGAGTTTGGCGTTTGCATTTTAAAAGAGTTTTGGGGATATAGAATGGGGAAGAGCCTATTACAACAATCTATTAAATGGGCTGACGAAAATGCAGTGAATAAAATATCTTTACAAGTATTAGAGACAAACGAGAAAGCTATTCATCTTTATAAAAAATTAGGTTTTGAAGTAGAAGGCATTTTGAAAAATGACAAAAGACTATCGGATGGAAAGTATTATAATACGGTAGTGATGGGAAGATTTACCAATACTTTTCATGAAAGAGGTGAAGAAGTATGTTTTACAGAAGGAAGTACTATGTAG
- a CDS encoding DeoR/GlpR family DNA-binding transcription regulator, with amino-acid sequence MFTEERREKILELLNTDGRVVAKDLAERFDMSIDSIRRDLSIMEKDGLLKRTHGGAIELTRVRNLAAEPAKRYSDSSIYEDTIARVAVSYIQEGDSIFIGGASVHNAMLKYLPEVSFTVITNSIEIAGYLREYKNIDTYLIGGKVKPSGNITDTLASELISRFSIDLYFSTGGGISLQGISTATPEVAYFSKRVSEIARRNICLVPHNKLGIDCFIRGESLKEIDIIITDEEASKETVQDFEKQGKQVVIAPLYSFERSLT; translated from the coding sequence ATGTTTACTGAAGAGCGTCGAGAGAAAATTTTAGAGCTACTTAATACAGATGGAAGAGTAGTCGCAAAGGATCTTGCGGAAAGATTTGATATGTCTATTGATTCTATAAGAAGAGATTTGTCTATTATGGAAAAGGATGGTTTATTAAAAAGAACGCACGGAGGTGCAATTGAACTTACGCGAGTGAGAAACTTAGCTGCGGAACCAGCTAAACGTTATAGTGATAGCTCAATATATGAGGACACAATTGCAAGAGTTGCGGTATCTTATATACAAGAAGGTGATTCAATTTTTATTGGTGGGGCTTCCGTTCATAATGCGATGCTGAAATATTTACCAGAAGTATCATTTACGGTTATTACGAATTCTATAGAAATAGCTGGTTATCTACGAGAATATAAGAATATTGATACGTATTTAATTGGCGGAAAAGTAAAACCTTCAGGGAATATTACTGATACACTTGCCTCTGAATTGATAAGTAGATTTTCTATTGATCTTTATTTCTCTACAGGTGGAGGCATTTCATTACAAGGTATTAGTACTGCAACACCTGAAGTTGCTTATTTTAGTAAAAGAGTAAGTGAAATTGCTAGAAGAAATATTTGTTTAGTTCCGCATAATAAACTTGGAATAGATTGTTTTATAAGAGGAGAGTCTCTAAAAGAAATTGACATTATTATAACTGACGAAGAGGCTAGTAAAGAAACTGTTCAGGACTTTGAGAAACAAGGTAAACAAGTTGTAATAGCGCCATTATATTCATTTGAAAGGAGTTTGACATGA
- a CDS encoding NIPSNAP family protein: MFYRRKYYVVKNEFIEVFNDHFNNTNLPNQLKHGSRLIGRWMKDNKNGTSEVFAIWEYDSYEQYNEIESKIRSDERHIKGIHEWYENHGGKEYVLQEYIVEIKNEELVCTVK; this comes from the coding sequence ATGTTTTACAGAAGGAAGTACTATGTAGTGAAAAATGAATTTATAGAAGTATTTAATGATCATTTCAATAATACGAACTTACCTAATCAATTAAAGCATGGTTCTAGGCTAATAGGACGCTGGATGAAAGATAATAAGAATGGTACGTCTGAAGTATTTGCCATATGGGAATATGATAGTTATGAACAGTATAATGAAATAGAATCGAAAATTAGAAGTGACGAGAGGCATATTAAAGGAATACATGAATGGTATGAAAACCATGGCGGGAAAGAATATGTTTTACAGGAGTACATAGTAGAGATAAAAAATGAAGAGTTAGTATGTACTGTAAAGTAA